In Rhodamnia argentea isolate NSW1041297 chromosome 1, ASM2092103v1, whole genome shotgun sequence, the genomic window GCCTGAGCGAGGGCAAATGTTGGGGATGTTGCACTTGCCAGAtctgacacaattaaaatatttaggattaaattgatatcaatataataaatttatgacttttacGATTCTTTTTCCTGTTCTCGGCAATCATCATCTTGTCAGCACTTCATAAATCATTATTGCCACTTTTTAACAATTATCTTCGTCTAGAAGAGACAGAAACAGAGGGTCCaatttgttttacttttctGGCAAAAAGACAAATAATGGAATCCAGATTGCATCAACTGGGACACCGATCTGGAGTTCATCTAATCGAACGTCGACCATTTTCTTTGCCCCAAAAACTGAAAATTAGTATAACTTCCTTTCcttaattaatccaatttcgTTTTCTTTGATGCTTTTTATCCCATTTGACTGTGGTCTCAACCCAAAGGTGGTACGAAAAATTGTAATTTCATTTGCTAAATTAGTGATAAATTTGGGTGAGACATGAATTCAATTGATTGACATATTAAAGAATATGACTTTTTGCTTACTTtaataaaatgataaatatgattgatcaacttttgaaGCAACAACGTGTGAAGGCTAGTATACTTTAGCAAACACATAAGAGAATAAAATTTATCTTTCGAGTAGTGACGTACTGCCATTTGTAATTTGCATAAGGAGACGAACAGAAAAAGTAACGACAAATACTCAGTGCTTGGGAATTCGATTTCCTGGAAGCCACAGCTCAGTATTTAGTTGGGGGGAGCCGATGGAGTAGCTAGCCTTCTCTTATGTGATGGGATGCTTTATTTGccaaataagaagaagaaaaacaaaggaggAAAGACGTTTTAACTTTATTAGAATTCAATATCCAACCCTTTCGTTTGAGGGGGCCAAGACGGAGAGAGAAGAGGCTATAGATTTCAATCTGCAGGGGCCGTCCTCGGCCGGCAACTTTTGGAAGATAATTTAGTTGTGATAGATCACTTTTACCCTAACTAAGCTTACAATTGCTACGTTTCAGTTGGCAGACAAAAATTCCAAGTTGAGCTACTGATGCCGTGAATGGAACTCGCCGGCCTCCCCGTGGTGGGTTATAGCGGATCATCATCTTGGCATTGAGTGGCTCTAGCGTATTGAATCGAATTGTTCATCCCTCGTTCTTGCAAATGATGTTTCTAAAGGGGAATGTTGTATCTGTAAGTTTAGTTAGAGAATAAGTTACATCAACCACAACCAAATTACCTTCCACAAATTGCCGGCCGGCCTCTGCATATtgaattcaaattctttttatCAGAATTCAATGTTGAACGACGACACATTCAGGGGTTTcagaaagaagtaaaaaaaaaaggcacggCCGGcctttcgtctttttttttttttttcctcttttggcaTCGCACAAACGAAGAAAAGGTTCACGCGCAAATGCTAACGTTTTCATGGCGCCTATGCCCTCAccaatattattaaaacaccTAATAATACTCTTTGTTGAACCACCCATAAAGAAAGTCATGCATCCGAATATATAGAGAAGATCAAATGGGGAACAGACTACCACAAACAAAGTATCAAATCTTAAGCAACTCATTGCTCATTGTTGACCTAAtggcgtcttcttcttccaagtcCAGAGAGCTTTTCCAAGTCTTTGTGAGTTTCAAACACGACGACGCCGGCAACAACTTTGTCGGACATCTCTACACAGCTCTGGACCATATTGGAATATCCACTCAAGTCATCGCCAAGGAAAAGGGAGAGGATATATTGACAACAGTTACGAAGGCCATCGAGGAATCAGACCTTGCGATCGTCGTTTTCTCCGAGGACTTCGCCTATTCGCAGATGTGTTTGGAGGAGGTGGCAAAAATCATGGAGAGCAAGAAGCAAAAAGAGAATTTCAAGGTCTTTCCAGTGTTTTACAAAGTAGAAGCAATTGAAGTAAGCAATGTGGAAGGGAGTCACAAATCTGGTATGGAAGAGCAGGAGAAAAGGTTCGGAAAGGACTCggagaaagtgaagagatggaagaaggctCTTCATGAAGCGGGCAGCATGTTCGGGTGGCAATTGCATGACCGGTAAGTAGTAACTtattcatagttttttttttttgggtaaggagtAACTTATTCATAGTTAGGTTGcgttatttcctattttttggtccttttaaaataaaagcgaaattaaattgaaataatgagaaattaaaaaaaagtatagcatacctaaaaagaaatcaacttAATTCAAAAAGGAATAGAAGATCACTAAGTTGCAGCAATATGAAGCACGGGCAATTACATGTCCCATTACTTCAACACGATATATAATAAGGTTGACATATTTGGAATCTCTGGATCTACTCTTATTTTCAACTCTCCGAAGCATTTCGTTGCTTACTACGCCTTATACATAGTTTTGGGAATGAGCTATCTATTGTCttttagcaacaaaaaacaaaaaaaacaaaaaacaaaaaagactgAATGTAAACACCACCACCCccaaccccccaccccccccccacacacacacacacacacaaaagggTCACCTATTGTCTTATCGTTTATGTATCTATTCTtacttttgaatttatttaccaTAAACTACCTCAATAAGTATAAAGAAAGATAGTTTTGAGTTTTAACTTAATCATTGTAAAAATTGGTGATAAATGttctaaaataattattttttatatagtaCAAAGAAAGATAGTTTTTGTTTTAACTTAATCATTGACAAAGCTTGTTGTCCTATCTCACTGATAAATGACATCAAAGTATTGATAATATATTGAACGACATAACAACGTTTACTTACTAGAGTAATTATATAAATATGAGATGATAACGTACAAAAGAACATTAgcaaattataaataaattacCAGATAACACAagtaaataatttaagaaagaTTGATTAGaggatcaaaaaaaaaaaaaaaaggtatataACTAAGTACTGACTATCTGACAACAAATGACATTAGAGGATCAACAAAAGAATTCATCACAAAGAATTATGGTTCATCTCTTCATCTCCTACGAATAATAGTTGTCCGATGGTTCACCCCAATAACCATTTCTAAATCAGATTATACTTTGTGAGTAggtttgttgccaaaaatatcATCTTCTATTCTTACATGATTCTCATCTTCGaggatttctctttcttttttgactcAATCAAAACATTTGTACGAACTTCAACTGTTTTTTCAACCAACCGATTCATTCTATTGGCGAGTCTTTGGCATTATTCATACTCACAATCATTCAATGGATGAGAGTGTGACACCAAGGCTTTTTTCCTTGTCTCTATCTTtcgaaaatgagaaataatgactcggaattgaaattttctctcttaTAGCCTTTTTGGTTCCTTGTGAAGGGTTAACCAGTTGCTGCGAATTCgctgtttctttttctctagGACAATTGGCTACATTATGTCGGTTGTTTGCCGGGCCTCAGTCGAAGATACTAATAACTGGATATGGATTTTGCATTATCTTTCCTTTGTTCCTAGGTTTGGTTTTTTTATAGAAGGGCTTCGTTTCTCCTTATGGATGCTTAACAGACGTCTCGTGCTACTCGTTAATACGACTCAGTAAAACATGGTGTCTCGTGACTACTCTGTATTTCTTTCCACACTGCACCATCACGGCCTATGTGGAGTGGCAATGAGAAATCGTCTCCTAAAATTTGTGCTCGTGTCCTTTTCCATGGACATCTTGATTATCCATTCTTCTTAGATCAAATTGCTATTGCTTGCTTCATTCGATTCAACAACTTGGGCAGCTTATATTATCCTCGTCTCTGTCGTTTGTCATGTTAGAATGTCGGAGGCCACAGCAATCAAAGAAATCATCAAAGAGATCTCTGATCTGACAATGTACGACGTGTTCCTAAGCTTCAGGAGTAAGGATGTCAGTGAGAACTTCGTTAACGGTCTGTATGAGGCCTTAACCCAAAAGGACATAAGGACTTTCATGGACAGTGAGGAATTAGAAAAGGGCCAGGATTTGCCACCAGCACGGAAGGACGCCATTGAACATTCTCGCATGTACATCGTCGTTTTCTCAGAAAACTACGCTGAATCTCGGTGGTGTATGAAGGAGTTGGTGCAGATCCTAGAGtggaagaacaaaagaaaacagcGGATGCTACCGATATTTTATCAGATGAAACCGGGAGAAGTGAGGGGACAGAAACAGAGTTATGAGGAAGCATTGGCCAAGCATGCAATCGACTACGGGACGTACAAGGTCAAGAAATGGAGGGAGGCTCTCACTGAAGCTGCCAATGTGAATGGAAAGCATCTGCTTGATGGGTaaattcaccttctcctttCTGAAGCGGCCAATATACTTTTTCCCagtaattcaataaattttatTGCTACATAAGCCAATATCAAATTGAAAACACTCAAcctaatcataaaattttttggcCCCGTGAATATGCTCCTCTTACCGGCTTATCATTTTCACTTCATGCTAGTTGATGGCTCTATGTCATAATAGTCATATTCTTCTCGCTATTTTGTTTTGACAGGAACAGAGATGGTTGGATCTCTAGCATTGTTGAAGAGATAGAGAAAATGGTGGCAGAAGATAAGTTGACAGCTAGGatgaaaaaactcaaaatgtcaatttgatcgGAAAGAATAGTAATTTCACTGGAGAAGTTGTCTTTGAGTGTACTAGAGTTATAGCTGCTTAATAAAATGTTAGTTTGGTCAACCAATATGGTAATTTCACTAAAGAGATTTGTGTGTGACATTGCTGCTTCTTCTAAAGGTCACCAATATGCTGGAAGTTGTCGTTTAGTTGACAACATTCTTAGAGGCTTAAAATGTCAGTTTGGTAAGACACAGTAGGAATTTCACTAGAAAGATTGGTATCTGAAATTGCCTCTTCTTCTAAATGTCACGAATATGCTGCTAGTTGTCTTCGAGTGTACAAGATTTTTAGCTGCTTTGTTAGACACTTTGGCTGCGAAATCAATGCAAGTGATATGTCTAATTAATGTTGAAGGAAGCGAAACGGAATGGAGCTTTGGGATCATGTGGCTCAACAATAAATCTCCGTTGTAtctacttctctcttttttcccacCTAAATAAAGTAGGGTTTCAATGGCACAAAGGCAGGTGAGCCACCTGTCACAAGCTGGAGTGTTTTCAAAGTACAGGCTATATATCCCTCACGGCTGGAGAGCTCTCCCTATTGAATGGATAGTTGTACCCTAAGTTCtcgttgaaaatttgaaattctgcAGAAGAATGATTTTGATATCGGTGTAGTTTGCATTTCAAATGCGTGCAAGTGTATGGGGTGTATTTCTATAGTTTATAAAGGATGGACAAGGGACATGGTAGGTTAGTTCAAGGATATAGGTTATGGAATAAATGAAAGATAATTCCATTGGTTTTACAAATATAGTTTATGAAAGGGGTGTTGGTGTGATGGAGGAGAACAAGAATATGGAGTTTATTCTAAACTCCCCACCAGCCATACTCATGAGTGACAACCAGTCCTACATGTTGGCCTTGTCAACGGA contains:
- the LOC115727496 gene encoding TMV resistance protein N-like, whose translation is MASSSSKSRELFQVFVSFKHDDAGNNFVGHLYTALDHIGISTQVIAKEKGEDILTTVTKAIEESDLAIVVFSEDFAYSQMCLEEVAKIMESKKQKENFKVFPVFYKVEAIEVSNVEGSHKSGMEEQEKRFGKDSEKVKRWKKALHEAGSMFGWQLHDRMSEATAIKEIIKEISDLTMYDVFLSFRSKDVSENFVNGLYEALTQKDIRTFMDSEELEKGQDLPPARKDAIEHSRMYIVVFSENYAESRWCMKELVQILEWKNKRKQRMLPIFYQMKPGEVRGQKQSYEEALAKHAIDYGTYKVKKWREALTEAANVNGKHLLDGNRDGWISSIVEEIEKMVAEDKLTARMKKLKMSI